A part of Methanomassiliicoccaceae archaeon genomic DNA contains:
- a CDS encoding 50S ribosomal protein L15e: protein MSNESQGEVRPVNGKSMYSYIGDAWDVPEKSYVKALNYERKILWRREENFLRIERPTRLDRARALGYKAKQGYTIVRARVRKGNFNKRAITAGRRAKRKGINRMTVGKSIQSIAEERTAKRYPNMEVLNSYWVGADGQHEWYEVILVDPAHPVIKADNKINWICKKSSTNRVYRGKTSAGQKGRGMRHTGKGAENARPSVRVNKRSNSKKKQLSRQYNH, encoded by the coding sequence ATGAGCAACGAATCTCAGGGAGAGGTACGCCCCGTCAACGGTAAGAGCATGTACAGCTATATCGGGGACGCATGGGATGTACCGGAAAAATCATACGTTAAAGCGTTGAACTACGAGAGAAAGATCCTTTGGAGAAGGGAAGAGAACTTCCTCAGGATCGAGAGACCTACCCGCCTCGACAGGGCAAGAGCCCTTGGTTACAAGGCCAAGCAGGGCTACACGATTGTTAGGGCCCGCGTTAGGAAGGGTAACTTCAACAAGAGAGCCATCACCGCAGGAAGAAGGGCTAAAAGAAAGGGTATCAACAGAATGACCGTCGGAAAGAGCATCCAAAGCATTGCTGAGGAGAGGACGGCAAAGAGATACCCCAACATGGAGGTCCTTAACTCCTATTGGGTTGGAGCCGACGGGCAGCACGAGTGGTACGAGGTAATACTTGTAGACCCTGCACACCCGGTCATCAAAGCTGACAACAAGATCAACTGGATCTGCAAGAAGAGCAGCACCAACCGCGTCTACCGCGGAAAGACCTCTGCAGGACAGAAGGGACGTGGAATGAGGCACACCGGAAAGGGCGCCGAGAACGCGAGACCGTCTGTCAGAGTCAACAAGCGCAGCAACAGCAAGAAGAAGCAGCTTTCTCGCCAGTACAACCACTAA
- a CDS encoding zinc-ribbon domain-containing protein produces MPYCTDCGFDVPSGTRFCPSCGSDQVTVPPHEVKGTQSIVPLILGISGIILGIMVPIIGLVLGGLGAAFAHKDKNKRNNTYLSVCIIAIIVSLAVWVLNFIFLIAL; encoded by the coding sequence ATGCCGTACTGTACCGATTGCGGATTCGATGTGCCGTCGGGCACCCGATTCTGTCCGAGCTGCGGTTCCGATCAGGTAACCGTTCCGCCACATGAGGTGAAAGGGACCCAGTCCATCGTGCCCCTGATATTGGGGATATCCGGTATCATTTTGGGGATCATGGTTCCGATCATAGGGTTGGTCCTGGGCGGCCTGGGGGCCGCATTTGCACATAAGGATAAGAACAAACGCAACAACACATACCTGTCGGTGTGCATCATTGCCATCATCGTTTCGCTGGCAGTATGGGTGTTGAACTTTATTTTCCTGATAGCGCTGTAA
- a CDS encoding DNA polymerase domain-containing protein, whose product MGNWDVRLLTASYSQQDDEIVVELFGKTREGKSITVLAHGFRPYYFIVRPTPAIEEKLRKDKDVLQIEHDSLLFRGEFQEVLRVTIKYPWKVPEYRNEAQKEGFRVLAADIPFHHRYIYDMDMGACVRIAGKERAGPYVTDLIVDLESYEDLAPFTPPLKIMSFDLENSVEHDFIYCICAVISEGDSKRECEPITGSEKEIIEKFGELIRNEDPDILTGYNIDNYDIKKIRDRAEVNKMSDAMPWGRDGGQPRVVSDRFWRVKGRLISDAWWAAKREIRPKQETLNAVSMLLLGEGKMDVDPSRMDSEWKNNREKVLEYCTKDADLALRILNNVGTIRKGMDLAAVSRLPAEDVLTSGSSQLADSLLIRAADRHKVAVPMMGGRNADGDQIEGGYVHTMKPGLYHWVVVLDFKSMYPSLIIAKNICFTTLSEDGEIVSPSGARFMSKERREGLLPTILFDLMKYRDSIKASMKLTKDQTEYHYLDGLQSAVKILMNTFYGVFASSFYRFTNKNIGSAITSFARGNVKGIIGELESEKIGVIYSDTDSVFVQSPHADLEGSVKFGKSLSERFSREGGTLEFEKLVEPLFTHGKKKRYVGRVLWPEKKDELLVRGYEIRRSDSFDLQSRLLEELFEKILDEDNEGAVAFVRKIVQDTLSGAIPAEELVISRTCKGVNAYANPDSMTNVQAARKLIAMGYEFIPGMKVSWIVTDGKAVPQLVEPFVSGKVFEHVPDYRYYAERLAQTASRITEVFGWSERDLMLGSQQATLFDMNFETKSADKPKTAPKAVAADAKKRSSSLDDFF is encoded by the coding sequence GTGGGAAACTGGGATGTCAGACTGCTAACCGCCTCGTATTCTCAGCAAGACGACGAAATCGTCGTAGAGCTGTTCGGCAAGACCCGCGAGGGGAAGTCCATCACCGTTCTGGCACATGGTTTCCGTCCGTATTATTTCATTGTCAGGCCGACCCCGGCCATCGAAGAGAAGCTCAGGAAGGACAAGGATGTGCTGCAGATCGAGCACGACAGCCTCCTTTTCCGCGGAGAGTTCCAGGAAGTCCTGAGGGTGACGATAAAGTACCCATGGAAGGTGCCGGAATACCGTAATGAAGCCCAAAAGGAAGGTTTCAGAGTCCTTGCGGCCGACATACCTTTCCATCACAGGTACATTTACGACATGGACATGGGAGCCTGCGTAAGAATAGCTGGCAAAGAGAGGGCCGGCCCGTACGTGACGGACCTTATTGTCGATCTGGAGTCGTACGAAGACCTGGCCCCTTTCACTCCGCCTCTGAAGATCATGTCCTTCGACCTGGAAAACAGCGTGGAGCATGATTTTATCTATTGCATATGCGCAGTGATCTCGGAGGGCGATTCCAAGCGTGAATGCGAGCCGATAACCGGCTCCGAGAAGGAGATCATCGAGAAGTTCGGCGAGCTTATCAGAAACGAGGACCCGGACATCCTGACCGGTTACAACATCGATAACTACGATATCAAGAAGATAAGGGACCGGGCAGAGGTCAACAAAATGTCCGACGCCATGCCCTGGGGACGCGACGGGGGACAGCCGAGGGTCGTGAGCGACAGGTTCTGGCGCGTCAAAGGAAGACTTATCTCCGATGCTTGGTGGGCCGCCAAGAGGGAGATTAGGCCTAAGCAGGAGACGCTGAACGCCGTTTCTATGCTTCTTCTCGGTGAGGGCAAGATGGATGTAGACCCGTCCCGTATGGACTCGGAATGGAAGAACAATCGCGAGAAGGTGCTGGAATATTGTACAAAGGATGCGGATCTGGCACTTCGTATTCTGAATAACGTTGGCACGATCAGGAAGGGAATGGACCTGGCCGCAGTGTCCAGGCTCCCGGCCGAGGATGTCCTTACTTCGGGCTCCTCACAGCTTGCGGATTCGTTGCTGATACGCGCGGCCGACCGCCATAAGGTGGCGGTCCCGATGATGGGGGGCAGGAACGCGGACGGAGACCAGATCGAGGGAGGATATGTCCACACTATGAAACCCGGGCTTTACCATTGGGTAGTGGTGCTGGACTTCAAGTCTATGTACCCCTCTCTCATCATTGCGAAGAACATATGTTTCACGACCCTTTCGGAAGACGGGGAGATCGTCAGCCCATCCGGCGCCCGGTTCATGTCCAAGGAACGCAGGGAGGGGCTTCTTCCCACAATACTGTTTGATCTGATGAAGTACAGGGACAGTATCAAGGCCTCCATGAAACTGACGAAGGACCAGACGGAGTACCATTACCTGGACGGCCTGCAGTCGGCAGTTAAGATCCTTATGAACACGTTCTACGGAGTGTTCGCATCCTCGTTCTATAGATTCACTAACAAGAACATCGGCTCCGCGATCACGTCATTTGCAAGAGGGAACGTCAAGGGCATAATCGGCGAGCTCGAATCCGAGAAGATCGGAGTGATATACTCTGACACGGACTCGGTGTTCGTCCAGTCGCCGCATGCCGACCTCGAAGGTTCCGTGAAGTTCGGCAAATCGCTGTCGGAGAGATTTTCAAGGGAGGGCGGCACACTTGAGTTTGAAAAGCTGGTTGAACCGCTCTTCACCCACGGAAAAAAGAAGAGGTATGTGGGAAGGGTCCTGTGGCCGGAGAAAAAGGACGAGCTCCTCGTACGCGGCTATGAAATCCGCCGCTCGGACTCCTTCGACCTCCAAAGCAGACTTCTCGAGGAGTTGTTCGAAAAGATACTGGACGAAGACAACGAAGGTGCTGTCGCTTTCGTCAGGAAGATCGTACAGGATACCTTGTCAGGGGCGATCCCGGCCGAGGAGCTTGTAATATCCAGGACCTGCAAGGGCGTGAACGCCTATGCCAATCCGGACAGCATGACGAATGTGCAGGCGGCACGCAAGCTCATCGCCATGGGCTACGAGTTCATTCCCGGCATGAAAGTATCGTGGATAGTAACCGACGGCAAGGCCGTACCTCAGCTTGTCGAGCCGTTCGTAAGCGGAAAGGTGTTCGAGCACGTTCCCGACTACCGCTACTACGCAGAACGCCTGGCACAGACGGCGTCCAGGATAACCGAGGTATTCGGATGGTCCGAACGCGACCTCATGCTCGGAAGCCAGCAGGCTACACTGTTCGATATGAACTTCGAGACCAAATCGGCCGATAAACCAAAAACCGCTCCGAAGGCAGTCGCGGCTGACGCCAAAAAGAGATCCTCAAGTCTGGACGATTTCTTCTGA
- a CDS encoding redox-regulated ATPase YchF — MLIGIVGKPNVGKSTFFSAATMAPVEIANYPFTTIEPNKGVGHVRSPCPCKELGVTCTPHNSACINGTRMIPVDLLDVAGLVPDAWDGKGLGNRFLDDLRQADALINVIDVSGSTDIEGNVLEPGSHDPIEDITFLQKEIDRWMLEIIKNGFGKIARQAKMQGTKPEVILTERLAGLKVSEGHIKDAVRTVGLPDDPLLWDDNILLSLCARIRENSRPVMVAMNKADIASDSNIKKVREFAENSTPTMAETELALRKAATANMIEYVPGDSSFKIKEGAKFNDAQKKALGYMNEKLAHFGGTGVQTCLEEATFKMLDLITVYPVEDENKYTDHFGRVLPDAFLLPRGSTAKDMAYRVHSDLGDKFIRAVNAKTKRTVGADYVLQDGDILRIVANR; from the coding sequence ATGCTTATCGGAATAGTAGGAAAGCCCAATGTGGGCAAATCGACGTTCTTCAGCGCTGCCACCATGGCACCCGTTGAGATAGCCAACTACCCATTCACTACGATCGAACCCAACAAAGGCGTCGGCCACGTCAGGTCGCCCTGCCCCTGCAAAGAGCTCGGCGTCACGTGCACACCGCATAATTCTGCCTGCATAAACGGTACCAGGATGATACCCGTAGATCTCCTGGACGTTGCCGGGCTTGTGCCAGACGCATGGGACGGCAAGGGACTGGGCAACAGGTTCCTCGATGACCTCAGACAGGCGGACGCCCTCATAAACGTGATAGATGTCAGCGGTTCAACAGACATAGAAGGGAATGTTTTAGAGCCCGGGTCCCACGACCCAATAGAAGACATAACGTTCCTGCAGAAAGAGATCGACCGCTGGATGCTCGAAATCATAAAGAACGGTTTCGGGAAGATAGCCCGGCAGGCCAAGATGCAGGGCACTAAACCCGAGGTGATATTGACCGAGAGGCTGGCAGGACTTAAAGTGAGCGAGGGGCACATAAAAGACGCCGTCAGAACGGTTGGGCTTCCCGATGACCCTCTTCTCTGGGACGACAATATCCTCCTTTCGCTTTGCGCCAGGATACGCGAGAACAGCCGCCCGGTGATGGTCGCCATGAACAAGGCCGATATAGCCTCCGATAGCAACATCAAAAAAGTACGTGAATTCGCTGAAAACAGCACGCCCACCATGGCAGAAACAGAACTGGCTCTCAGAAAAGCGGCGACCGCCAACATGATAGAATATGTCCCAGGAGACAGTTCTTTCAAAATCAAGGAAGGGGCGAAGTTCAACGACGCGCAGAAGAAAGCACTTGGATACATGAATGAAAAACTGGCACATTTCGGGGGAACGGGCGTTCAGACATGCCTGGAAGAGGCCACCTTCAAAATGCTGGACCTTATAACCGTATATCCCGTAGAGGATGAAAACAAGTACACCGACCACTTCGGCAGAGTCCTTCCGGATGCCTTCCTGTTACCGCGCGGTTCGACCGCCAAGGACATGGCATACAGAGTGCACTCGGACCTCGGGGATAAATTCATAAGAGCGGTGAATGCGAAGACGAAACGCACCGTCGGAGCAGACTATGTACTCCAGGACGGGGACATACTGAGGATCGTTGCAAACAGGTGA
- the rsmA gene encoding 16S rRNA (adenine(1518)-N(6)/adenine(1519)-N(6))-dimethyltransferase RsmA: MSETGRLIEETGLVPKKSKGQNFLTDRATADRQIAYAGISKDDRVLEVGPGFGALTERLIRESDRVTCIELDEKLADYVSDKFCNDITLIRGDALKVEWPEFDVFVSNLPYSVSTPIIFKLLEQNFRHAVIMVQKEFAERMTAKPGTDQYSRLTVGVYYRSACKMLETVPASRFNPRPKVDSAVVSLTSRPTPFRVDDEKLYFRITETCFTHRRKKIGTALKNARIIERDADLPHLDDRIEVLSPEEIAELSNLIGALRSSP; encoded by the coding sequence ATGAGCGAAACCGGCCGCCTCATCGAAGAGACTGGACTTGTTCCTAAAAAGAGCAAGGGCCAGAATTTTTTGACCGACAGGGCGACGGCCGACAGACAGATTGCATACGCGGGCATATCCAAGGACGACAGAGTACTTGAGGTGGGTCCGGGCTTCGGCGCTCTGACCGAACGCCTTATCCGCGAGAGCGACCGCGTCACATGCATAGAGCTGGACGAGAAACTGGCAGATTATGTTTCCGATAAATTCTGTAATGACATCACCCTGATCAGGGGAGATGCGCTTAAGGTCGAATGGCCGGAGTTCGATGTTTTCGTGAGCAACCTGCCGTACAGCGTGTCGACACCTATAATCTTCAAACTTCTGGAGCAGAACTTCAGACACGCTGTCATCATGGTACAGAAGGAATTCGCCGAACGGATGACCGCCAAGCCCGGAACGGACCAATATTCACGACTGACTGTGGGCGTATACTATAGATCGGCATGTAAAATGCTGGAAACGGTTCCTGCTTCACGCTTCAACCCGCGCCCCAAGGTCGACTCTGCCGTGGTCAGCCTGACCTCCCGCCCTACGCCTTTCCGAGTGGACGATGAAAAGCTGTACTTCAGAATAACGGAGACGTGCTTTACGCACCGCCGCAAGAAAATCGGAACCGCTCTGAAAAACGCCCGCATTATAGAAAGGGATGCCGATCTGCCTCACCTGGACGACCGCATAGAGGTATTGTCGCCAGAAGAGATAGCCGAGCTGTCCAATCTCATAGGTGCGCTCCGCTCTTCGCCATAA
- a CDS encoding DUF655 domain-containing protein, with amino-acid sequence MEEYVRIIDYLPQGMPGGSFSRKEPICYAVGEEEFKVFELTPKAGAKISMGDRVYVGENRNLRTQIDHIKKRVGYKDLTSTAQSELEYAINEIVAAHPQRFVRFYNEAGPISMRKHLLEELPGLGKKSMEAIIKEREKGNFKDFQDLTARVSLVKNPDKLIASRIVQEISDSDMKRYIFVSK; translated from the coding sequence GTGGAAGAGTATGTACGCATTATCGATTATTTGCCACAGGGCATGCCTGGTGGCAGTTTTTCAAGGAAAGAGCCTATATGTTACGCAGTCGGCGAAGAAGAGTTCAAGGTCTTCGAGCTGACGCCCAAGGCGGGTGCGAAGATATCCATGGGCGACCGCGTATACGTCGGAGAGAACAGAAATCTCCGCACACAGATAGACCACATCAAAAAACGTGTCGGCTATAAAGATCTCACAAGCACCGCCCAGTCGGAGCTTGAATATGCCATTAACGAGATAGTGGCCGCACATCCCCAGAGGTTCGTACGCTTCTACAACGAGGCAGGTCCGATCTCGATGCGCAAGCACCTCCTCGAGGAGCTCCCCGGACTCGGGAAGAAGAGCATGGAAGCGATCATCAAAGAGCGTGAGAAGGGCAACTTCAAGGATTTTCAAGATCTCACCGCCAGAGTCTCCCTCGTAAAGAACCCTGACAAGCTGATCGCCTCGCGCATAGTCCAAGAGATATCGGACAGCGACATGAAGCGCTATATCTTCGTCTCCAAATGA
- a CDS encoding RNA polymerase Rpb4 family protein, producing the protein MAERYVSLAEVNSLLAAEKENRGLLTLQNASMEHAKVMSRLSAEDAKKLIAELKAIPPVTDFAAVKIADILPLFPVDLRAIFSKERVNLEPEAIEKILATVAKYL; encoded by the coding sequence ATGGCTGAAAGGTATGTTAGTCTGGCAGAAGTGAACAGCCTATTGGCTGCTGAAAAAGAGAACAGAGGACTCCTAACACTTCAGAATGCTTCAATGGAGCATGCCAAGGTCATGAGCCGCCTCTCAGCAGAAGACGCGAAAAAGCTCATCGCAGAGCTTAAAGCGATTCCGCCTGTTACTGATTTTGCCGCCGTTAAAATAGCAGACATATTGCCCTTATTCCCGGTCGATCTGCGTGCGATCTTCTCCAAAGAGAGGGTCAATCTGGAACCCGAGGCCATTGAAAAGATTTTAGCGACAGTCGCTAAATACCTGTAA
- a CDS encoding 50S ribosomal protein L21e — protein MQASKGTRTKTRKLLSKKPRASGLSPITKGLQIFESGERVNIVIDSSVHKGMPFSRFHGLTGVIIGPRGAAYEVSVKSGNKTKMVVARPEHLVRNVQ, from the coding sequence ATGCAGGCATCCAAAGGAACAAGGACAAAGACGCGCAAATTGCTCAGTAAGAAACCCAGAGCAAGCGGTCTTTCGCCTATCACAAAAGGCCTCCAGATTTTCGAGTCCGGAGAGAGAGTCAATATAGTGATAGACTCCAGTGTACACAAGGGAATGCCGTTCTCCAGGTTCCACGGCCTCACCGGAGTCATAATTGGCCCCAGGGGAGCCGCCTACGAGGTAAGCGTGAAATCCGGCAACAAGACCAAGATGGTCGTTGCAAGGCCCGAGCACCTCGTAAGGAACGTGCAGTGA
- a CDS encoding tRNA pseudouridine(54/55) synthase Pus10, whose translation MEDWISDNMDKAEGLAKLGLCDRCLGRMFGKEGTGMTNDVRGTMLRGALCSQGRNTPPLESCPLCGNMFDLLPRFAEAVSDAIRAVESDNFLVGSKVDPAITAKEKEIVESFGLEKSEQIKTELNREIGKLSIPLIDREVEFTNPQVVACVDTRFADVELDVKPIFIAGRYNKLSREIPQTIWPCRMCKGKGCPRCNGTGKMYQISVQEIIGDIALVMSGGHEHFFHGMGREDIDALMLGEGRPFVLEISSPKIREIDLKILAEEANRSDLAQFRDLHLVNREAVQRYKGADPDKIYRARVKSEGKVNKEKLNGVALAFKDVRIDQRTPTRVEHRRADLVRNRGIRWVEAEPVDDYVFDLTLETESGTYIKEFVSGDGGRSRPNFSEYLGVPCVVLELDVLAIKYKEPECE comes from the coding sequence ATGGAAGACTGGATATCCGATAACATGGACAAGGCCGAGGGACTCGCCAAGCTGGGTCTTTGCGACCGCTGCCTCGGACGCATGTTCGGCAAAGAGGGCACCGGAATGACCAACGACGTGCGCGGGACGATGCTCCGCGGAGCACTGTGTTCGCAGGGGAGGAACACGCCGCCCCTCGAATCCTGTCCGTTGTGCGGAAACATGTTCGATCTCCTTCCGCGCTTCGCTGAAGCCGTTTCCGACGCCATAAGGGCCGTCGAGTCCGATAATTTCCTGGTGGGCAGCAAGGTCGACCCCGCCATAACTGCCAAGGAGAAGGAGATCGTAGAGAGTTTCGGTCTTGAGAAGAGCGAACAAATAAAAACCGAGCTCAACAGAGAGATCGGTAAGCTGTCGATCCCGCTTATCGACAGGGAAGTCGAATTCACCAATCCCCAGGTCGTCGCATGCGTGGACACCCGATTCGCCGATGTGGAACTCGACGTGAAACCGATATTCATAGCTGGCCGCTACAATAAGCTCAGCAGGGAGATCCCTCAGACCATATGGCCTTGCAGGATGTGCAAAGGCAAGGGCTGCCCCAGATGCAACGGTACAGGCAAGATGTACCAGATTTCCGTGCAGGAGATAATCGGGGACATCGCCCTCGTTATGAGCGGCGGGCACGAACATTTCTTCCACGGGATGGGGAGGGAGGACATAGATGCCCTAATGCTCGGGGAAGGCAGACCTTTCGTATTGGAGATAAGCAGCCCCAAGATCAGGGAAATAGACCTGAAAATCCTGGCAGAGGAGGCGAACAGGTCCGATCTGGCACAATTCAGGGACTTGCATTTGGTGAACCGCGAGGCAGTACAGAGGTACAAGGGTGCGGATCCCGATAAAATTTACCGTGCACGCGTCAAATCCGAGGGTAAAGTTAATAAAGAGAAACTAAATGGGGTAGCCTTAGCGTTCAAGGATGTTCGCATCGACCAGAGGACTCCAACCCGTGTCGAGCACAGACGTGCCGACCTCGTTCGTAACAGAGGAATCCGCTGGGTCGAGGCTGAACCGGTCGACGATTATGTCTTCGACCTTACGCTGGAGACAGAGTCCGGGACTTACATAAAAGAGTTCGTTTCCGGAGACGGGGGGAGAAGCAGGCCAAACTTCTCGGAATACCTCGGTGTCCCCTGCGTCGTCCTGGAGTTGGACGTGTTGGCGATCAAATACAAAGAACCAGAGTGTGAATGA
- a CDS encoding KH domain-containing protein, with the protein MRTVRVTADRVGALIGKSGETKRMLQEASGIPIDIREDGLVIIHEEKTEDALMPLKLADVIKAIGRGYNPEKALRLMEDDEYLEIIDLKEFVGDRTNQLNRIRGRLIGKDGKTRRIIEDLTRCDMIIYGNTVGLIGNSVSLPIAKQAIEMILNGSEHSSVYHYLESQRPRLRIAEMGFDI; encoded by the coding sequence ATGAGGACCGTCAGGGTCACGGCCGACAGGGTCGGGGCGCTCATCGGAAAATCCGGTGAGACAAAGAGAATGTTGCAAGAGGCGTCGGGGATACCCATAGACATCAGAGAGGACGGGCTGGTGATCATCCACGAGGAAAAAACGGAGGATGCCCTGATGCCGCTCAAACTGGCCGACGTCATAAAGGCCATCGGAAGGGGATACAACCCGGAAAAAGCGTTGCGCCTCATGGAAGACGACGAGTATCTGGAGATCATCGATCTGAAGGAATTCGTCGGCGACAGGACCAATCAGCTCAACAGGATACGCGGCAGGCTTATCGGCAAGGACGGCAAAACACGTCGTATAATAGAAGACCTGACCCGCTGCGACATGATAATCTACGGCAACACGGTGGGGCTGATAGGCAACTCGGTAAGCCTCCCTATAGCCAAACAGGCCATTGAAATGATACTCAACGGAAGCGAGCACTCAAGCGTATACCACTATCTGGAAAGTCAGAGGCCGCGTCTGAGGATCGCCGAGATGGGATTCGACATCTAA
- a CDS encoding serine protein kinase RIO: protein MTSYDEIYSYMERHVDNLKTNRTGDERQTEGEVFDRRTLMTLYDFMTSGVIDAVRYPISTGKEGNVFYAEDPENGPLALKIFRTTTSTFKRLSRYIEGDPRFRGVSGNRVKMIYAWAQKEFKNLQRYYEAGIPVPEPIAYDKNCLVEEFIGDETGPSPQLKDVILEDPTETYDEVVSFIIDGWKDAHLVHGDLSEYNVLMTSDGPVLIDCGQAMTNDYPGAKELLERDIRNVNRFFKFRGAEIIEPGVIMEETLNTSSEEEEEEDT, encoded by the coding sequence ATGACCTCCTATGACGAGATCTACTCCTACATGGAGAGGCATGTCGACAACCTTAAGACCAATAGGACCGGCGACGAGAGGCAGACAGAGGGCGAGGTCTTCGACAGAAGGACGTTGATGACGCTCTATGATTTCATGACCTCCGGAGTAATTGACGCCGTGCGCTACCCCATATCTACCGGAAAGGAAGGGAACGTCTTCTACGCCGAGGACCCTGAAAATGGACCTTTGGCACTTAAGATATTCAGAACTACCACTTCGACTTTCAAAAGACTTTCCAGATATATCGAAGGGGACCCGAGGTTCAGAGGGGTCTCGGGCAACCGCGTGAAAATGATATATGCGTGGGCGCAGAAAGAGTTCAAGAACCTGCAACGTTACTATGAGGCCGGCATACCTGTCCCCGAACCGATCGCCTACGACAAGAACTGCCTTGTAGAGGAGTTCATAGGAGATGAGACCGGGCCTTCGCCGCAACTCAAGGACGTCATTCTCGAGGATCCCACAGAAACTTACGACGAAGTCGTTTCGTTCATAATCGACGGATGGAAGGACGCGCACCTGGTGCACGGCGACCTCAGCGAGTACAACGTGCTGATGACGTCTGACGGTCCTGTATTGATCGACTGCGGTCAGGCGATGACGAACGACTATCCGGGAGCGAAGGAGCTCCTGGAGAGAGATATAAGAAACGTAAACCGGTTTTTCAAATTCCGCGGAGCGGAAATTATCGAACCCGGCGTGATTATGGAAGAAACGCTTAACACATCAAGCGAAGAAGAGGAGGAAGAAGATACATGA
- the eif1A gene encoding translation initiation factor eIF-1A, translated as MVVDKGPLESDEEDVSRIRLPNIKEGEIFGIADQLLGASKIKVMCEDGVSRMGRIPGRIKKRMWIREGDLLIVSIWDFQPDKCDIRFRYTRTQAVNLSKRHKIPKTIDIY; from the coding sequence ATGGTAGTAGATAAGGGACCGCTAGAGAGTGATGAGGAGGATGTATCGAGGATACGCCTACCCAACATCAAAGAAGGAGAGATATTCGGAATTGCGGACCAGCTGCTGGGGGCCTCCAAGATCAAGGTCATGTGCGAGGACGGCGTATCCCGGATGGGGCGCATTCCCGGAAGGATCAAGAAGCGCATGTGGATCAGAGAAGGCGACCTCCTGATAGTTTCCATCTGGGACTTTCAACCTGACAAATGTGACATAAGGTTCAGGTACACAAGGACCCAGGCAGTCAACCTCAGCAAGAGGCACAAGATCCCCAAGACCATCGACATCTACTGA
- a CDS encoding formyltransferase family protein gives MLRIGWFSTGRGPGSRNLLKAVMDEKAKGKLDIEIAFVFCNWDNTEDNNPRKDQRQMFFDMVRGYGIPLVLSSWKKFKPELRRENEDKWRAEYGKSLREKTRTFKFDLGVLAGYMLWVDDETCKTYDLLNLHPALPDGPKGTWEDVIWELISQKAVRQGAMMHMCTEEWDRGAAVTYCGFSIKGHGYDDLWDKFTKKLKGRTFDQIKDDEGTEEPLFKKIRDEGAMRELPLIVSTIKAFADGRVSIRDKTLYSGASELEHPYDLTKEVDASLR, from the coding sequence ATGCTAAGAATAGGCTGGTTCTCAACGGGGAGGGGGCCGGGCTCCAGGAATCTCCTGAAGGCCGTGATGGACGAGAAGGCAAAGGGCAAGCTCGACATAGAGATAGCCTTCGTTTTCTGCAACTGGGACAATACAGAAGACAACAACCCCCGCAAAGATCAGAGACAGATGTTCTTTGACATGGTCCGCGGATACGGGATACCGCTTGTTCTGAGTTCGTGGAAAAAATTCAAACCCGAACTTAGGCGAGAGAACGAGGACAAATGGAGGGCCGAATACGGGAAATCCCTCAGAGAGAAGACCCGGACCTTCAAATTCGACCTCGGCGTCCTTGCCGGATATATGCTTTGGGTGGACGACGAGACCTGCAAAACATATGATCTGCTTAACCTCCATCCTGCCCTGCCCGATGGCCCCAAAGGAACCTGGGAAGACGTGATCTGGGAGCTCATATCCCAAAAAGCGGTAAGACAGGGCGCCATGATGCACATGTGCACGGAAGAATGGGACCGCGGGGCGGCGGTAACTTACTGCGGATTCTCGATAAAGGGCCACGGATACGACGACCTTTGGGATAAATTTACTAAAAAGCTCAAGGGCAGGACCTTCGACCAGATAAAAGACGACGAGGGCACGGAAGAACCGCTTTTCAAGAAGATCCGGGACGAAGGCGCGATGCGCGAGCTGCCGTTGATCGTGTCGACGATAAAGGCCTTCGCCGACGGAAGGGTCTCGATCAGGGACAAGACCCTGTATTCGGGAGCATCGGAACTAGAGCATCCATACGACCTTACGAAGGAAGTAGATGCCTCGCTGAGATGA